The sequence below is a genomic window from Photobacterium atrarenae.
CGCATCTGAGCGTCAGTCTTTGTCCAGGGGGCCGCCTTCGCCACCGGTATTCCTTCAGATCTCTACGCATTTCACCGCTACACCTGAAATTCTACCCCCCTCTACAAGACTCTAGCCTGCCAGTTCCAAATGCGATTCCGAGGTTGAGCCCCGGGCTTTCACATCTGGCTTAACAAGCCGCCTGCATGCGCTTTACGCCCAGTAATTCCGATTAACGCTCGCACCCTCCGTATTACCGCGGCTGCTGGCACGGAGTTAGCCGGTGCTTCTTCTGTCGCTAACGTCAAACAACCAGGCTATTAACCTGGCCGCCTTCCTCACGACTGAAAGTGCTTTACAACCCGAAGGCCTTCTTCACACACGCGGCATGGCTGCATCAGGGTTTCCCCCATTGTGCAATATTCCCCACTGCTGCCTCCCGTAGGAGTCTGGACCGTGTCTCAGTTCCAGTGTGGCTGATCATCCTCTCAGACCAGCTAGAGATCGTCGCCTTGGTGAGCCGTTACCTCACCAACCAGCTAATCTCACCTGGGCTAATCCTGACGCGAGAGGCCCGAAGGTCCCCCTCTTTGGTCCGAAGACGTTATGCGGTATTAGCCATCGTTTCCAATGGTTATCCCCCACATCAGGGCATATTCCCAGGCATTACTCACCCGTCCGCCGCTCGCCGCCCTTAACGTTCCCCGAAGGTTCAGTTAAGTCGCTGCCGCTCGACTTGCATGTGTTAGGCCTGCCGCCAGCGTTCAATCTGAGCCATGATCAAACTCTTCAATTAAAGTTTTGTTGTTTCCGAAGAAACGGCTCAGTGATTACTGATAAATTGACTGTGCTGATATAGCCGAAGCTATGTCGTTTTGGTCACTCAGTTCACTGATAAATCTTTTGACTATCATTTCACGAGTGCCCACACAGATTGCATGGTCAAATTGTTAAAGAGCAGATCTCTACTTCGCCAACCGGCTTGTTTGTCGCCGTGCTCCGTGTCGATGAGGTGGCATTATAGAGAGTTCGATCACATACGCAAGGGCTAAGTTGAAATAATTTTGTAATTTCAGCTCGAGCGTACAATTATCACTCAAAGCCTACGTTTTTCGATGTTAATTACATCATCGCGAGGCTATTCTGATTAAGTAAACTGTCAATTTCGGGGTTTTCTTTCCATGCAAACTGCATTTCGTTCCTACAAAGGTACTTTTCCCACCATCGCGCCAACCTGCTATATCGACCCCTCTGCCGTGCTGGTCGGTGACATTCACCTCGCAACAGATGCCAGCATCTGGCCCTTAGTTGCCGCACGCGGCGATGTAAATCGTATTTCCATCGGTGCTCGCACCAATGTTCAGGACGGCAGTGTGCTGCATGTCACCCGAAAAAGTCCGGAGACCCCGAATGGCCACCCACTAATTATTGGTCAAGATGTGACAATTGGCCACAAAGCCATGCTACATGGCTGCCAGGTGGGTGACAGAGTCTTGGTCGGGATGGGCGCGATTCTTCTTGATGGTGCTGTGATTGAAGATGACGTGATTATCGGGGCAGGGTGTCTGGTGCCGCCGGGAAAACGACTGGAAAGCGGCTATCTCTATATCGGCAGCCCGGCAAAGCAAGCGCGGCCACTGACCGAGCAGGAACGGGCATTTCTTCCCGTCTCTGCAGATAACTATGTCAGATTGAAAAACGACTATCTGGCTGAGGACTGATCCTCAGCCAATCTCAATGGCCCCTTCAGCGTTAAACGCTTCATCTTCAATCAAGTCCTCTGCCAGTTCTTCCAGGTCGAAGCGGCTGGCAGCAAACGCCGCCAGAATATCCGCCTCTTGATGGAGTGGTTGGGCAGCTCGTTGCTCTAACCAGGCCCGACTGACCCAGCATGTAATTAAGGCGCCGGCCTGCTGCGCCGGAAAACTTACCGCTTGCTTGGCATTGTCCCAGTGCTGAATGTCGGCAAATAATATATCTTGGTTCATGGTTATTCCTGCATTAAACGACGCAGCTCCCGCTGGACTTGCTTCGCGCCCGGACGAAGGCCGCGCCATAACATAAAGCTTTCTGCCGCCTGTCCCACCAGCATCCCCAGTCCGTCCAACACGACTTTTGCACCCAACTGTTGCGCCCATTGGTTAAATGTCGTGGGTCCACTCCCGTAGACCATGTCATAGCACACCTTAGACGGCTGGATCAGGCTTTCCGGGATCCCAGGCAACTGACCGCTCAAGCTGGCAGAAGTAGAATTGATGATCACATCATATTGTCCCCCCGCCAGTTCATCGAGGGCGACGGCGTTGACCGGGCCATGCGCCGCAAAGGCATCGACCAACGCCTCTGCTTTGGCAAGCGTTCGGTTAGTGATGGTGATGGATGACGGCTGCTGCGCCAGTAACGGCAGGATCACTCCCCGCGCAGCGCCCCCGGCCCCAATCAGCAGAATTCGCTGATCCGCCAGGGTGACCTGGTGTTGCAGCAGATCCTGCACCAGTCCTTCACCATCGGTATTATCGCCAAGCACGAGCCCGTCATCGAGTTTCTTCAAGGTATTGACCGCCCCCGCTAGTTTGGCGCGCTCGGTCAGCTGATCGGCATATTGATACGCATCCTCTTTAAAGGGCACCGTCACATTACAGCCCCGTCCGCCGTCGGCAAAAAAAGCATCCGCAGCCACCCGGAATTCCCCCAGCGGCACCAGTTGTGCTGCATAGTGCATCGACTGGCTGGTCTGACGGGCAAACAAGGTGTGTATCAGTGGCGATTTACTCTGCGCAATCGGGTTGCCAAATACTACGTATTGATCCATGTAGCGGGGTTCCATATATAAGAGAAAGGGTCGATATTTCGACCCTATCACTGCTCCCCGGCAAGCTCAATCACTTCCTGGGCCGACTACCAGATACGCGGTTTGAGGTAATGCTCATAAAGTGCAGCCTCCGGCGATCCCGACTCCGGCTCGTAGCAATACTCCCAGCGTACCAGAGGTGGCATCGACATCAGGATCGATTCGGTCCGGCCACCGCTCTGAAGGCCAAACAAGGTGCCGCGGTCATACACCAGGTTGAACTCAACATAACGACCGCGACGGTACAGCTGGAACTGGCGCTCGCGCTCACCGTACTTCGTGTCTTTGCGTTTCTCCACAATCGGCAGATACGCATCCAGATAACCATTCCCGACCGCCTGCATATAGGCAAAGCTCTTCTCGAACCCCCACAGGTTCAGATCATCGAAGAACAGACCGCCCACCCCCCGGGTTTCATTCCGGTGCGGCAGGAAGAAATAACGATCACACCAGGCTTTATGCTCGGTATACACCTCATCACCAAATGGCTGGCACAAAGCTTTGGCTGTGTCATGCCAGTGCTGACAGTCTTCCTCGAACGGATAAAACGGGGTCAGGTCGAAACCGCCACCAAACCACCACACCGGCTCTTCACCTTCTTTCTCTGCAATGAAAAACCGGACATTGGCATGGGAGGTCGGCACATAAGGATTGTTCGGGTGGATCACCAGTGACACCCCCATGGCTTCAAAGCTGCGCCCGGCCAGCTCAGGGCGGTGCGCCGTGGCAGATCCCGGCATCTCCGCCCCGTAGACGTGAGAGAAGTTTACCCCGGCCTGCTCGAACACCTGGCCCTGGCGCAAGACCCGGCTGCGGCCGCCGCCCCCTTGCTCCCGCTCCCAGGCATCCTGCTCAAAGGTTGCCTGACCGTCTTGCTGCTCAAGGGCCTGGCAAATGCGATCCTGAAGGTCTAACAAAAACGATTTTACGGCTTGCTTACTCACATCTTGCATCATTGATTATCCTTGGCGAAAAACTTTCCCTGTCAGAGCATCCCGGATCTCAGACGGATTGTCACGCCCGCCGGTCTCCCCTTGTAAAATAGCCGGCAGGTACTGACCCAGTTGCTGCTTCACCTCTTCGGCACTGCGCCCCGGCGCCTGGCCGGTCAAGTTGGCACTGGTTGAGGTCAGCGGCTTACCAAACTGGCGGCAGAGCTGCTGCACCAACGGATGATCTGTGACCCGAACCGCAATGGTGTCAAACTGTCCGGTCAGAAACGCCGGAATCCCCGGTTTGGTCGGCATCACCCAAGTCACCGGGCCGGGCCAGGTCTCGAATATCCGCTGCTTTTGCGCTTCGCTGAGCTGGCTGTCATCCACATAAGGCGCTAGTTGCTCATAGTCGGCAGCGATCAGGATCAGGCCTTTTTCAATCGGGCGCTGTTTTAGCGCCAGCAGTTTATGCACCGCCTGTTCATTATCCGGATCGCACCCAACCCCAAACACGGCCTCAGTCGGGTAAGCCACCACTTCACCTTGCTGCAGCGCAGCAACCACTTGCGTTAAATTTTCCACGTCACCCTCATTCAGGCATCGCTCCGATACCCGTATTAACCTCGTTGCGGGTATTTTACCCACTCCTGCCGAACAAGACCATGTCCGGCAATATCCCTTAACAAAAGCTGGCACAAACTCTGACGCAAACGTTTTCCTTCATAAAAAATCACCGTATAATGCGCGCCAAGCCTTGTTGCCTTCCATTAGCTAACCCAAAGGAGATCGGGATGAAAGTCGGGATTATCATGGGCTCAAAGTCAGACTGGCCAACCATGCAGCACGCCGCTGAGATGTTGGAACGCTTCAACGTACCGTATGAAACCAAAGTGGTTTCAGCGCACCGGACTCCACACCTGCTGGCTGAATATGCAGAAACCGCCCATGAGCGCGGCATTAAGGTAATCATTGCCGGTGCCGGCGGCGCCGCCCATCTGCCAGGCATGACCGCCGCATTTACCAGTGTGCCGGTCCTGGGCGTGCCGGTCCAGTCACGGGCACTCAAAGGCATGGACTCTCTGCTGTCGATCGTCCAGATGCCCAAAGGGGTTGCTGTCGGTACCCTGGCCATCGGTGATGCCGGTGCCGCCAATGCCGGGTTGCTGGCCGCCCAAATCATCGGCACCCAGGACAGCACCGTGATGGCAGCCGTCGACGCGTTCCGCCAGGAACAAACCGAGACGGTCCTGAGCAACCCGAACCCGGCCGAGGACGTATCATGAAGGTCTTGGTACTCGGCGCCGGGCAACTGGCAAGAATGATGGCCCTGGCCGGGGCGCCGCTCAACATTGAGGTTCTGGCCTATGATGTCGGCACCGGGCATGTAGTCCATCCGCTGACCCAACAGCTGATGATGAAAGGACTCAACACAGCGATCACCTACGCCCATGTGATCACGGCGGAATTCGAGCACATCCCGCATGACATTCTGGATCTCTGCGCCGCCAGCGGGAAATTTCGCCCGACTGCCGAAGCCATCAAAGCCGGAGGCGATCGCCGTCTTGAGAAGAGCCTGCTCGATCGCGCCGGCGTTGCCAATGCGACCTATCACCTCATTACAACCCGCGACGACTTTGAGCAGGCGATTGAGAAAGTCGGTCTGCCAATGGTGCTGAAAAGTGCCCTGGGCGGCTATGACGGCAAAGGGCAGTGGCGACTCAAATCGGCCGACGCCAAGGAAGCGATCTGGGCTGAGCTGGAATCCTTCCTGCAAGCGGCGCCGGAGCAGGCCATTGTCGCCGAGGCCTTCATCCCGTTTGATCGGGAAGTGTCGGTGATCGGCGCCCGCGGGCAAGACGGTAGCCTCGCCATTTACCCGCTGACCGAAAATACCCACAGCAATGGCGTCCTCAGCCTGTCGGTCGCCCAATCTGATTCGCAGGCGCTGCAAGCCGAAGCCGAGGCTATGTTCAAGGCACTGGCCGAAACGCTTGATTATGTCGGCGTGCTGGCGATTGAGTTCTTCGAGGTCAACGGTACCTTGCTGGTCAATGAAATCGCGCCGCGGGTTCACAACTCCGGCCACTGGACCCAGCAAGGCGCAGAAACCTGCCAGTTTGAAAATCATCTCCGCGCCGTGTGCGGGTTACCGCTGGGCAGCACCGCTTTGCTTCGCCCGACAGCGATGGTCAATATCCTCGGCGAGGATACTCTGGATGACGCAATCCTGGGTCTGCCGCACTGTCATGTTCACTGGTACGGGAAAGAAAAGCGACCGGGGCGGAAAATGGGGCATATCAATGTCTGCGCCAGCCCTAAGTGCGACCTGAAAGCCGCCTTAGACGAGCTGGCTGCACACTTAGACCCACAGGCATTTCCGGTAGTGCGGATTTAACCCCTAAATACAAACGCTAAAGATCAAAAAAGCCAGCAATCGCTGGCTTTTTTATTTCAGAAACTGAGTCGCTAGGAGGTCATGATTTAAAGCCCGCGGCGGATCACGCCTGATATGCATGACATTTACGCGCCGCACACTGCAATTTGATCCCGCTCGCCAGCTTTTTCTCTATCAACAAACCAAAGCCACACTGCTGGCAGGCTCCGGCCACCGGCTTGAAGTTCACCGCAAACCGGCACGCTGGATATTGATCGCAGGCATAAAACGTTTTGCCATAGCGAGACTTGCGCTCAACCAAATGACCCCGACCACAATCAGGGCAGGTGAGTTGGGTGTCTGCGGCTTTACGCTCTGGTGATTCAATATGATGACATGCCGGGTACCCGGCACAACCGATGAACATCCCGTAACGCCCCTGACGGAGCAGCAGCTCTTCGCCACACTCCGGACAAGGGGTACCTAAGCGTTTGACGATGTGGCCGTCATTGTGGCTGAGCGATTGAATAAAATCACACGCAGGGTAGGCCGAGCAGCCTAAAAAAGGGCCACGCTTACTGTTGCGCATCACCAATTCGGCGCCGCACCGGGGACAATGCTGCTCTAGCGCATGCTCTCGCGCTGAAAACAGTTGCTCGTCAATTTTTCCTGCCATACCACTTGGTCACGTTCATCCGAGGAATCAGTGAATATACCCGTCTTCCACGCCATAAAGAAGCTCTTCCATCTGGCTATAGGCACTCTCGTTGCCCGGTGCATTGAACAGCACCATCAGAATAATCCATTTCAGATCATCAAGAGAGAATTCCGCCGTTTCCAGTTCCATCACCCGATCAATCACCATTTCACGGGTATCGCCGCTCAACACGTGGATTTGTTCCAGGTAGGTCAAAAAACCGCGACAGGCGATATCCAGACGCGCCATTTCCTGGGCGGTGTAGATACGAATCGAGGTCACCGCACTATTATTCATGTACGGGGTATTTTCGGTATCTTGCAATGCAGCCAGTTTCTCTAACCATGTCAGAGCTTTATAGATATCTTCCTGATGGAAGCCGGCGCGTTGCAGCTCATCCGATAGCTCGTCCTGATCGACCAGTAATTCCACATCACTGTGGATGTAGGTCTCAAACAGGTACATTAGGATATCCATCATAACTAGCCTCTCCTCGTTCTGATATAGCCACCGGGCACTGTGGAGACAACACCTCGCAATTCCAGTTCCAGCAATTGCGTCATCACTTCATGTACGGGTTGTTTACAGCGTTCAGCAACTACATCTACGGGTGTTGCTTCATTGCCTACGTTAGCCAACACCGATGAAAATGGCAATTCTTCATTTTCAGGTTGTGGTCGCGGCAAATCTAACTGCTTACTTTTTACACACTCAGTCAGGCTGCCAATCTCCTCAAAAATATCGACCGGGCTTTCTACCAATTTAGCACCGGATTTGATCAATGCATTGCAACCCCGGCTACCAGGCACGTGAATAGAGCCGGGCAGGGCAAACACTTCACGTCCTTGTTCAAGAGCATAGCGCGCAGTGATCAGCGAGCCGCTTTTTTCGGCCGCCTCAATGACTAATACGCCCACCGACAAGCCGCTGATCACCCGGTTGCGGCGCGGAAAGTTTTGCGGCCGGGGCACTTCATCCGGCCAGAATTCAGACACCAGCGCGCCCTGCTCAATAATATGTCCTGCCAGCTCCCGATGGCGAGCGGGGTAGAGCTTATCCAGCCCCGAGCCCAATACCGCCACCGTCGCCCCGCCCGTGCTCAAGGCACCAGCATGGGCCTGGCCGTCAACGCCCAGTGCCAGTCCGCTGGTCACCACATAATCCGCGACAGCCAGCGACGCCGCAAATGCATAAGCCGACTCACGCCCGTCGATACTGGCCGAACGACTACCGACCACAGCCATCTGAGGCCGGTGCAGCCACTGGGGATCCCCCCGGACAAACAACAGCGGCGGGGCCGAAGCGATTTCCTTGAGCAAGGGCGGATAGTCGGGGGAGTCCAGCGTGATGATTGTCTGCAGCTCGCCTTCAGCCCATTGTAAACAGCGCTCAATACGCCGCTCATTCGGCCGAAGCAAGGCTTCAATTTGACGCGGTTTAAAGCCAATCGCATTGAGCTCCTCGGCGGACATCCGGCACAGCTGCCGGGGCGAAGCATGTGGCAGAAGCTGATAGATCTTGTGCCCGCCTAAATTCGGCACCGCTGCCAGCGTCAGCCATGCGACCAAATCGTCGTGATTCATGATTGTTCGGGTGAAGCCGGAGGCAACTGCGGCGGCAGGGCTGCCAGCCCCGGCTCAAACGGTGCCGTGGCCCGGGTCACCACCGCCAGACTGAAGTGTTCATACGGCCGGATCACCATCACATCTCCAATCACCGGGCCGGCAAGCTCAGTGGCGGACGTGTGCTGTTTCACCGCCCCGTAACGATAATTGCCGGCCTCATCCCGGATCGGCACCGCCGGGCGATGTAGCTGAAACACTTGTCCCGCCCGGGCACCATCGAGGTGCCCCCGGTCCAACACCACCACCATGGCTGTGGCCAGATATTGCTGCTGATTGGCCAGTCCCCCCAAGACTTGAGCGTGAAGCCCGCGCGGCGGTTCAGACGGCACAAAGCGCAGCGCCGACTCGCGTACCGGGGCAGGCGAGGGCAACAGGACATCATTCTGACGCACTTCCTGTAATAACGTGGTGATCGCTATCTGACTCCGCTCGTCCGCCTGACCGACAACCGACACCTTGGCAATCGCTTTCAGGGCGATCACTTCAACCGCCTCGCCATTGACCAGCGTCCGGGTAAAACTGGCATCCGGGCGATAAATCCCCCATTGTCGCTGTGGGCTGAGCGGCTCATCAACCCAAACCGCAGTCCCCGGGGAAATAAACTGCTGTCCCTGGCTGTCACCCATCACCCGGGGCAGACGCGAAACATCCGCAGCCGTCAGCAAGCGATGGTCTTCCACATAAGGGATCAACTGCTCCGCAGGTAACGTCAGGATCGGCGTCCGCTCAACCCGGACGCGCGGCGAAAGTTTCACGCTTCTTTTCAGGTGCAACTGCGGCCGGCCGTCGCGCCAGATCAGGTGCAACTGGTCACCGGGATAAATCAAGTGAGGGTTTTGAATGTAATCATTGGCTTGCCACAACTGCGGCCAGCGCCAGGGATCATCGAGAAAATGTTCCGAAATATCCCACAAGGTATCGCCTTTCTGGACGGTATACACCGACGGGGTTTCCGCTTTTACCGTCAAAGGTGCCGCATGCAAGCTGTTGCCGGCGAGACACCACGCCAACACCCACCATACCGTCCATCGCACCATACGCTACTTTCTCCCTGAGTCGCTTCCGTCACCGATAGAAGACAGGTTGGCATCCGACCCGGGACGTGTCTATGCTGGTGAACCAGCCCACCGCCGTTTTTCGGCACACGTCACTCCCTGCCCCGAGGGTTACATGAACGCCGGCAGAATAATGCTTGACCGGCGAAAAGTTACTCCCAGAGACCAGGATGTCAGCCTCGCTTGCCACCGTCGCGGCAACGCAAGGTGCAATTGGCTTCAGGTGCTGTTATTTGATCTTTAAAATGACTAGAATTAGAGCAAATAAGCGATAATCGTTTTTAGCACTATCCATTTGTACGAGTACCTATGTCTGTATTGCAAGTATTAACATTCCCTGATGAGCGTCTGCGCACGGTGGCCAAGCCCGTTGAGGCCGTGACTCCTGAGATCCAAAAAATTGTCGATGACATGCTGGAAACCATGTACGACGAGGAAGGTATCGGCCTGGCCGCTACTCAGGTCGATATCCACCAGCGCATCGTGGTGATCGATATCTCTGAAGAGCGCAATCAGCCGATGGTACTGATCAACCCGGAGATCATCGAAAAACATGGTGAAGACGGTATCGAAGAAGGATGTCTGTCGGTTCCGGGCGCCCGTGCCCTGGTGCCGCGTGCTGCTATTGTCACCGTCAAGGCCCTGAACCGCGACGGCGAGGAATACACATTCGAAGCCGATGATCTACTGGCTATCTGCGTTCAACACGAACTGGATCATCTGCAAGGCAAACTGTTTGTCGACTACCTGTCGCCGCTAAAGCGCAAGCGCATTCAGGATAAACTAGCGAAAATCAAACGCTTTAACGAAAAGCACGCCAACCAAGCCTAACCCCAGATTGTAAGGAAGTGACCTTGAGCAAGCCGTTACGCATTGTCTTTGCAGGTACGCCTGATTTCGCCGCCCGTCACCTGGCGGCGTTGTTGTCTTCAGACCATGAAGTGATTGCCGTCTATACGCCACCCGACAAACCGGCCGGCCGCGGGAAAAAAATCACCGCTAGTCCGGTGAAGCAACTGGCGCTGGCGCACGATATTCCGGTTTTTCAGCCGGAAAACTTTAAATCAGATGAAGCCAAGCAAGCGCTGGCAGCACTGAACGCCGATCTGATGGTCGTGGTGGCCTACAGCCATTTGCTGCCGCAAAAGGTACTCGACACCCCACGTCTCGGCTGCATCAATGTTCACGGCTCCATCCTGCCACGCTGGCGGGGCGCGGCACCGATCCAACGCTCCATCTGGGCCGGGGATGCCGAAACCGGTGTCACCATTATGCAGATGGATGTGGGCCTGGATACCGGCGATATGCTGAAAATCGCCACCACGCCGATCGAAGCGAGCGACACCAGCGCCACCATGTACGACAAGCTGGCCGAGCTGGGCCCGGTCGCACTGGTTGAGTGTGTCAACGACATTGCCGATGGCACAGCCGTCCCGGTGAAGCAAGATGATGCCCAGGCCAACTACGCCAAAAAACTCAGCAAAGAAGAAGCCCAGATTGACTGGTCGATGGACGCTGCCGCCATTGAGCGCTGCATCCGTGCCTTTAACCCATGGCCGATGAGCTATTTCACCGTTGCCGGGCAGAACGTCAAAGTCTGGCGCGCCGCCGTCGAAGCCGACAACCAGGGCCAGGCACCGGGTACGATTCTGGCCGCTGACAAACACGGGATCCTGGTTGCCACCGGTGAAGGCGCCCTGCGCCTGCTGGAGCTGCAGCCGCCGGGCAAGAAAGCCATGCCGGTGCCGGATTTACTCAATTCGCGCCGGGACTGGTTTGAAACCGGCACCGTACTTTAATCACCAAGCCAGTGTCTGCACTGGCTTTTCTTTTCCGTCCCGAAAACGAACGATTCAGCTCCCGGCGCTGCAACGCCTGCCGATGCGCCGGCAGCGATAACTCAGGAAATCCGAATGAACGTAAGAGCCGCTGCAGCCGAGGTGATCTATCAGGTTGTCGATCAAGGCCAGTCCCTGTCTACGGCACTGCCTGCCGCCCAGCAACACATCAAAGAGCGCGATCAGGCCCTGTTACAGGAAATCTGCTATGGCGTCCTGCGCTGGCTGCCCAAACTGGAATCCATCACCCAGCAGCTGATGGACAAACCGCTCAAAGGCAAGCAACGGGTGTTTCATCACCTGATCCTGGTCGGGCTGTATCAGCTCGGTTACATGCGCATTCCCGCCCATGCCGCCGTGGCCGAAACGGTCAATGCCACCAAAAATCTGAAAAAGCCGCAACTGCGCGGGCTGATCAATGCCGTACTGCGTAACTACCAGCGCCAGCAGGCCAGTCTGGACGAGCAGGCCCAAAGCCATGATGCCGGTCGTTACGGCCATCCGGGCTGGTTACTCAAGTTGATCAAAACCAGCTATCCGGACGACTATGAAACCATTCTGACGGCCAACAATACCAAGGCACCGATGTGGCTGCGGGTCAACCGTCGCCACCACAGCCGCGACGAATACCAGGGGCTGCTCGACCAGGCTGGTATTGAGAGCG
It includes:
- a CDS encoding gamma carbonic anhydrase family protein; its protein translation is MQTAFRSYKGTFPTIAPTCYIDPSAVLVGDIHLATDASIWPLVAARGDVNRISIGARTNVQDGSVLHVTRKSPETPNGHPLIIGQDVTIGHKAMLHGCQVGDRVLVGMGAILLDGAVIEDDVIIGAGCLVPPGKRLESGYLYIGSPAKQARPLTEQERAFLPVSADNYVRLKNDYLAED
- a CDS encoding DUF1488 domain-containing protein, translating into MNQDILFADIQHWDNAKQAVSFPAQQAGALITCWVSRAWLEQRAAQPLHQEADILAAFAASRFDLEELAEDLIEDEAFNAEGAIEIG
- the aroE gene encoding shikimate dehydrogenase produces the protein MDQYVVFGNPIAQSKSPLIHTLFARQTSQSMHYAAQLVPLGEFRVAADAFFADGGRGCNVTVPFKEDAYQYADQLTERAKLAGAVNTLKKLDDGLVLGDNTDGEGLVQDLLQHQVTLADQRILLIGAGGAARGVILPLLAQQPSSITITNRTLAKAEALVDAFAAHGPVNAVALDELAGGQYDVIINSTSASLSGQLPGIPESLIQPSKVCYDMVYGSGPTTFNQWAQQLGAKVVLDGLGMLVGQAAESFMLWRGLRPGAKQVQRELRRLMQE
- the hemF gene encoding oxygen-dependent coproporphyrinogen oxidase is translated as MQDVSKQAVKSFLLDLQDRICQALEQQDGQATFEQDAWEREQGGGGRSRVLRQGQVFEQAGVNFSHVYGAEMPGSATAHRPELAGRSFEAMGVSLVIHPNNPYVPTSHANVRFFIAEKEGEEPVWWFGGGFDLTPFYPFEEDCQHWHDTAKALCQPFGDEVYTEHKAWCDRYFFLPHRNETRGVGGLFFDDLNLWGFEKSFAYMQAVGNGYLDAYLPIVEKRKDTKYGERERQFQLYRRGRYVEFNLVYDRGTLFGLQSGGRTESILMSMPPLVRWEYCYEPESGSPEAALYEHYLKPRIW
- the tsaC gene encoding L-threonylcarbamoyladenylate synthase type 1 TsaC; translated protein: MENLTQVVAALQQGEVVAYPTEAVFGVGCDPDNEQAVHKLLALKQRPIEKGLILIAADYEQLAPYVDDSQLSEAQKQRIFETWPGPVTWVMPTKPGIPAFLTGQFDTIAVRVTDHPLVQQLCRQFGKPLTSTSANLTGQAPGRSAEEVKQQLGQYLPAILQGETGGRDNPSEIRDALTGKVFRQG
- the purE gene encoding 5-(carboxyamino)imidazole ribonucleotide mutase → MKVGIIMGSKSDWPTMQHAAEMLERFNVPYETKVVSAHRTPHLLAEYAETAHERGIKVIIAGAGGAAHLPGMTAAFTSVPVLGVPVQSRALKGMDSLLSIVQMPKGVAVGTLAIGDAGAANAGLLAAQIIGTQDSTVMAAVDAFRQEQTETVLSNPNPAEDVS
- a CDS encoding 5-(carboxyamino)imidazole ribonucleotide synthase, which translates into the protein MKVLVLGAGQLARMMALAGAPLNIEVLAYDVGTGHVVHPLTQQLMMKGLNTAITYAHVITAEFEHIPHDILDLCAASGKFRPTAEAIKAGGDRRLEKSLLDRAGVANATYHLITTRDDFEQAIEKVGLPMVLKSALGGYDGKGQWRLKSADAKEAIWAELESFLQAAPEQAIVAEAFIPFDREVSVIGARGQDGSLAIYPLTENTHSNGVLSLSVAQSDSQALQAEAEAMFKALAETLDYVGVLAIEFFEVNGTLLVNEIAPRVHNSGHWTQQGAETCQFENHLRAVCGLPLGSTALLRPTAMVNILGEDTLDDAILGLPHCHVHWYGKEKRPGRKMGHINVCASPKCDLKAALDELAAHLDPQAFPVVRI
- a CDS encoding DNA topoisomerase family protein: MAGKIDEQLFSAREHALEQHCPRCGAELVMRNSKRGPFLGCSAYPACDFIQSLSHNDGHIVKRLGTPCPECGEELLLRQGRYGMFIGCAGYPACHHIESPERKAADTQLTCPDCGRGHLVERKSRYGKTFYACDQYPACRFAVNFKPVAGACQQCGFGLLIEKKLASGIKLQCAARKCHAYQA
- a CDS encoding DUF494 family protein, with the protein product MMDILMYLFETYIHSDVELLVDQDELSDELQRAGFHQEDIYKALTWLEKLAALQDTENTPYMNNSAVTSIRIYTAQEMARLDIACRGFLTYLEQIHVLSGDTREMVIDRVMELETAEFSLDDLKWIILMVLFNAPGNESAYSQMEELLYGVEDGYIH
- the dprA gene encoding DNA-processing protein DprA, producing MNHDDLVAWLTLAAVPNLGGHKIYQLLPHASPRQLCRMSAEELNAIGFKPRQIEALLRPNERRIERCLQWAEGELQTIITLDSPDYPPLLKEIASAPPLLFVRGDPQWLHRPQMAVVGSRSASIDGRESAYAFAASLAVADYVVTSGLALGVDGQAHAGALSTGGATVAVLGSGLDKLYPARHRELAGHIIEQGALVSEFWPDEVPRPQNFPRRNRVISGLSVGVLVIEAAEKSGSLITARYALEQGREVFALPGSIHVPGSRGCNALIKSGAKLVESPVDIFEEIGSLTECVKSKQLDLPRPQPENEELPFSSVLANVGNEATPVDVVAERCKQPVHEVMTQLLELELRGVVSTVPGGYIRTRRG
- a CDS encoding LysM peptidoglycan-binding domain-containing protein codes for the protein MVRWTVWWVLAWCLAGNSLHAAPLTVKAETPSVYTVQKGDTLWDISEHFLDDPWRWPQLWQANDYIQNPHLIYPGDQLHLIWRDGRPQLHLKRSVKLSPRVRVERTPILTLPAEQLIPYVEDHRLLTAADVSRLPRVMGDSQGQQFISPGTAVWVDEPLSPQRQWGIYRPDASFTRTLVNGEAVEVIALKAIAKVSVVGQADERSQIAITTLLQEVRQNDVLLPSPAPVRESALRFVPSEPPRGLHAQVLGGLANQQQYLATAMVVVLDRGHLDGARAGQVFQLHRPAVPIRDEAGNYRYGAVKQHTSATELAGPVIGDVMVIRPYEHFSLAVVTRATAPFEPGLAALPPQLPPASPEQS
- the def gene encoding peptide deformylase, giving the protein MSVLQVLTFPDERLRTVAKPVEAVTPEIQKIVDDMLETMYDEEGIGLAATQVDIHQRIVVIDISEERNQPMVLINPEIIEKHGEDGIEEGCLSVPGARALVPRAAIVTVKALNRDGEEYTFEADDLLAICVQHELDHLQGKLFVDYLSPLKRKRIQDKLAKIKRFNEKHANQA